In Strix uralensis isolate ZFMK-TIS-50842 chromosome 10, bStrUra1, whole genome shotgun sequence, a single window of DNA contains:
- the TAMM41 gene encoding phosphatidate cytidylyltransferase, mitochondrial isoform X2 has product MALPVLSSSGVKFRRVLAHFPQELSLAFAYGSGVFRQAGASAEHGENNMLDFVFAVDDSVTWHMMNLLKNRSHYSFLKVFGPKQISSIQSYGAGIYYNTLVPCNGRMIKYGVISTDTLIDDLLHWKTLYVAGRLQKPVKILTQNENSKLQAALVSNLKSAVTAAFLMLPESFSEEDLYMQIAGLSYSGDFRMVIGEDRSKVQNIVKPNVPHFQKLYSNILQDCPQVVYKHHLGRLEIDKSPEGQFTQLMALPRTLQQKITSLVDPPGKNRDVEEILLQVAHDPECGFVVHQGISGIVRSSSIVQSAKTILTAGAKKSITYSMKKLYKMTKGWLRKTS; this is encoded by the exons ATGGCGCTGCCGGTGCTGTCGAGCTCGGGGGTGAAGTTCCGGCGGGTCCTGGCGCACTTCCCTCAGGAGCTCAGCCTGGCCTTCGCCTACGGGTCCGGCGTCTTCCGGCAGGCGGGGGCCTCGGCCGAGCACGGCGAG AACAATATGCTGGACTTCGTGTTTGCTGTTGATGACTCTGTAACCTGGCATATGATGAACTTACTAAAGAACAGGAGTCATTATTCCTTCCTAAAAGTTTTTGGGCCAAAACAGATAAGTAGTATACAGAGCTATGGAGCAGGGATTTACTACAATACTTTAGTGCCATGTAATGGTAGG atgATAAAATATGGTGTAATTAGCACTGATACCCTGATTGATGATTTACTTCACTGGAAAACCCTCTATGTCGCTGGACGCCTACAAAAACCG gtgaaaatacTGACACAGAATGAGAATAGCAAGCTGCAAGCTGCGCTTGTTAGCAACCTGAAGAGTGCAGTCACAGCAGCCTTTCTCATGTTGCCGGAAAGTTTCTCTGAAGAAGACCTCTACATGCAGATTGCAGGACTCTCCTATTCTG GTGACTTCAGAATGGTAATAGGAGAAGACAGATCCAAAGTGCAGAACATAGTGAAGCCTAATGTTCCCCATTTTCAGAAGCTGTACAGTAACATATTACAGGACTGCCCTCAAGTGGTATATAAGCACCATCTGGGAAGGCTGGAG atTGATAAAAGTCCAGAAGGTCAATTTACACAACTAATGGCTTTGCCAAGGACTCTGCAACAAAAGATAACTTCTCTGGTAGACCCtcctggaaaaaacagagatgtggaagaaatttTACTGCAAGTTGCCCATGACCCAGAGTGTGGATTTGTGGTACATCAAG GCATTTCAGGAATTGTGAGATCTTCCAGTATAGTGCAGAGTGCTAAAACCATACTAACAGCTG
- the TAMM41 gene encoding phosphatidate cytidylyltransferase, mitochondrial isoform X1, whose amino-acid sequence MALPVLSSSGVKFRRVLAHFPQELSLAFAYGSGVFRQAGASAEHGENNMLDFVFAVDDSVTWHMMNLLKNRSHYSFLKVFGPKQISSIQSYGAGIYYNTLVPCNGRMIKYGVISTDTLIDDLLHWKTLYVAGRLQKPVKILTQNENSKLQAALVSNLKSAVTAAFLMLPESFSEEDLYMQIAGLSYSGDFRMVIGEDRSKVQNIVKPNVPHFQKLYSNILQDCPQVVYKHHLGRLEASKSPVQ is encoded by the exons ATGGCGCTGCCGGTGCTGTCGAGCTCGGGGGTGAAGTTCCGGCGGGTCCTGGCGCACTTCCCTCAGGAGCTCAGCCTGGCCTTCGCCTACGGGTCCGGCGTCTTCCGGCAGGCGGGGGCCTCGGCCGAGCACGGCGAG AACAATATGCTGGACTTCGTGTTTGCTGTTGATGACTCTGTAACCTGGCATATGATGAACTTACTAAAGAACAGGAGTCATTATTCCTTCCTAAAAGTTTTTGGGCCAAAACAGATAAGTAGTATACAGAGCTATGGAGCAGGGATTTACTACAATACTTTAGTGCCATGTAATGGTAGG atgATAAAATATGGTGTAATTAGCACTGATACCCTGATTGATGATTTACTTCACTGGAAAACCCTCTATGTCGCTGGACGCCTACAAAAACCG gtgaaaatacTGACACAGAATGAGAATAGCAAGCTGCAAGCTGCGCTTGTTAGCAACCTGAAGAGTGCAGTCACAGCAGCCTTTCTCATGTTGCCGGAAAGTTTCTCTGAAGAAGACCTCTACATGCAGATTGCAGGACTCTCCTATTCTG GTGACTTCAGAATGGTAATAGGAGAAGACAGATCCAAAGTGCAGAACATAGTGAAGCCTAATGTTCCCCATTTTCAGAAGCTGTACAGTAACATATTACAGGACTGCCCTCAAGTGGTATATAAGCACCATCTGGGAAGGCTGGAGGCAAGt aaaagtccagTGCAGTAG